Proteins found in one Clostridium butyricum genomic segment:
- a CDS encoding DUF2625 family protein has product MSNIYNNLWQEINNMFISSNRQLILNSDELEDGIKSLDVLQVTSKSALGSIILNTSGIVIDNWIRILGHDSNTNRGILSYNSIGENGVATQVDKMLIVADDVVGGLFALNAGKFSEGIGEVWYFAPDTLDWESLEMHYSEFIAWIAQGNIDEFYSIMRWSTWKEECKNVKFNEAILIYPFLWSNEIQLEKADKKIVQAEELLKINQEYSKKFNLS; this is encoded by the coding sequence ATGAGTAACATATATAATAATTTATGGCAAGAAATAAATAACATGTTCATAAGTTCTAATAGGCAATTAATATTGAATTCAGATGAATTAGAGGATGGGATAAAATCACTTGATGTTTTACAAGTGACATCAAAATCAGCATTAGGTTCAATAATCTTAAATACATCTGGGATAGTAATTGATAATTGGATTAGAATACTTGGACACGACAGTAATACTAACAGAGGTATACTGTCATATAATTCAATTGGAGAAAATGGAGTTGCAACGCAGGTTGATAAAATGTTAATAGTTGCAGATGATGTTGTTGGAGGGCTTTTCGCTTTAAATGCTGGAAAATTCTCTGAAGGAATAGGAGAGGTATGGTATTTTGCTCCAGATACGTTAGATTGGGAGTCATTAGAAATGCATTATTCAGAGTTTATAGCTTGGATTGCACAAGGAAATATAGATGAATTTTATAGTATCATGAGGTGGAGTACATGGAAAGAAGAATGTAAAAATGTTAAATTCAATGAGGCTATATTGATATATCCATTTTTATGGTCTAATGAAATACAATTAGAAAAAGCAGATAAAAAAATAGTGCAAGCTGAAGAATTACTAAAAATAAATCAAGAATATAGTAAGAAGTTTAATTTGAGTTAA
- a CDS encoding ankyrin repeat domain-containing protein: MKVEATVWSKICFKKYDKVREILKENKIDPGYMESGKTILHLIAETTEVDIAKMLLDMGVDINIENGWGKSPLIVALYKYEQRDFDNDSMVKFLIQSGAGRDSNNNFTEEVKKELTSIKQVLKIDAPEKLEKLDWLNIE, translated from the coding sequence ATGAAAGTTGAAGCAACAGTATGGTCAAAGATATGTTTTAAAAAATATGATAAAGTTAGGGAAATATTAAAAGAAAATAAGATAGATCCAGGATATATGGAATCAGGGAAAACAATACTACATTTAATAGCAGAAACAACAGAAGTAGATATAGCAAAAATGTTGTTAGATATGGGTGTAGATATTAATATAGAAAATGGATGGGGAAAGAGTCCTCTTATAGTAGCCTTATATAAGTATGAGCAAAGAGATTTTGATAATGATTCTATGGTAAAATTTCTTATTCAAAGTGGTGCTGGAAGAGATTCAAATAACAATTTTACTGAAGAAGTAAAAAAAGAATTAACATCAATTAAACAGGTTTTAAAAATTGATGCACCAGAAAAATTAGAAAAATTAGACTGGCTAAATATTGAATAA
- a CDS encoding ankyrin repeat domain-containing protein, whose product MKIEATVWADICYKYYDEVREILKENKIDPGYMESGKTILHLIAETTEVDIAKMLLDMGVDINIENGWGKSPLIVALYKYEQRDFDNDSMVKFLIQSGAGRDSNNNFTEEVKKELTSIKQVLKIDAPEKLEKLDWLNIE is encoded by the coding sequence ATGAAAATTGAAGCAACAGTATGGGCAGACATATGTTATAAGTATTACGATGAAGTTAGGGAAATATTAAAAGAAAATAAGATAGATCCAGGATATATGGAATCAGGGAAAACAATACTACATTTAATAGCAGAAACAACAGAAGTAGATATAGCAAAAATGTTGTTAGATATGGGTGTAGATATTAATATAGAAAATGGATGGGGAAAGAGTCCTCTTATAGTAGCCTTATATAAGTATGAGCAAAGAGATTTTGATAATGATTCTATGGTAAAATTTCTTATTCAAAGTGGTGCTGGAAGAGATTCAAATAACAATTTTACTGAAGAAGTAAAAAAAGAATTAACATCAATTAAACAGGTTTTAAAAATTGATGCACCAGAAAAATTAGAAAAATTAGACTGGCTAAATATTGAATAA
- a CDS encoding Imm30 family immunity protein — MIKNEEEIEEFENAIEKIVKLQDVKLISKMCRCFDDKCENIEVMYGLVHAIEIFECEEYFEQVIMATQSMLQNAKMWVRTIYYGILNDELSRKIFIDVLKNRVDSNNRLMVISLLEKIRHEKPNIFTGSVNEVINSII; from the coding sequence ATTATTAAAAACGAAGAAGAAATAGAAGAGTTTGAAAATGCTATTGAAAAAATAGTTAAATTACAAGATGTAAAATTAATTTCTAAGATGTGTAGATGTTTTGATGATAAATGCGAAAATATAGAAGTAATGTATGGCTTAGTACACGCCATAGAGATATTCGAATGTGAAGAATATTTTGAACAAGTAATAATGGCAACGCAATCTATGCTACAAAATGCAAAGATGTGGGTTAGAACCATATATTATGGTATTCTAAATGATGAGCTTTCAAGAAAAATATTTATTGATGTACTAAAAAATAGAGTCGATAGTAATAATAGGTTAATGGTTATATCATTATTAGAAAAAATAAGGCATGAAAAACCTAATATTTTTACAGGTTCAGTTAACGAAGTAATAAATTCAATTATATAA
- a CDS encoding GH-E family nuclease, whose amino-acid sequence MDIGHTNGHEYARCRDAAESLGWNQRQFNDYMNNPNFYQWEDHASNISHAYENKNKELSDLIEEMTEFQENNNLSEMEKKE is encoded by the coding sequence ATTGATATTGGACATACAAACGGACATGAGTATGCAAGATGCAGGGATGCAGCAGAGTCATTAGGATGGAATCAAAGGCAATTTAATGATTACATGAATAATCCTAATTTTTATCAGTGGGAGGATCATGCGTCTAATATATCCCATGCATATGAAAATAAAAATAAGGAATTATCAGATTTAATAGAAGAAATGACTGAATTTCAGGAGAATAATAATTTATCAGAAATGGAGAAAAAAGAATGA
- a CDS encoding tetratricopeptide repeat protein yields the protein MWKEVDEIIGNDINKFDEKLVGQLRLGDKKAVFRAGKLYEEGLNIKENSEKAVKLFELCSNEGMSEAKVRLADCYFNGRGINKDNEKAKELLCEPIKERNISAYMLMGDIYSKELEYKKAVEMYEECNNIYKADKEKMDSYTMAIMYDQMAEIYLSDNESARNPESGIKYLDEALKEGVFCNAKLAGDYMFKEKKYDKARYYYNIIANERMCDSCPSDCKDYCIQRLNSIEANREFK from the coding sequence ATGTGGAAAGAAGTAGATGAAATTATAGGGAATGATATTAATAAATTTGATGAGAAACTTGTAGGGCAATTAAGATTAGGCGATAAGAAGGCTGTATTTAGAGCAGGCAAATTATATGAAGAAGGACTTAATATAAAGGAAAATTCTGAAAAGGCAGTAAAGTTATTTGAATTGTGTTCAAATGAAGGAATGAGTGAAGCTAAAGTAAGGCTTGCAGATTGCTATTTTAATGGAAGAGGAATAAATAAAGATAATGAAAAAGCAAAGGAATTGTTATGTGAACCAATAAAAGAAAGAAATATTTCAGCATATATGCTTATGGGTGATATTTATAGTAAGGAACTTGAATATAAAAAGGCAGTAGAAATGTATGAAGAATGTAACAACATATATAAGGCTGATAAAGAGAAGATGGACTCATATACAATGGCAATTATGTACGATCAGATGGCTGAGATATATTTATCAGATAATGAATCTGCTAGGAATCCAGAGTCAGGTATTAAGTACCTTGATGAAGCACTTAAAGAAGGGGTATTCTGCAATGCTAAATTGGCAGGAGACTATATGTTTAAAGAAAAGAAGTATGATAAGGCTAGATATTATTATAATATAATTGCAAATGAAAGAATGTGTGATTCTTGTCCATCTGACTGTAAGGATTATTGTATTCAAAGATTAAATTCAATTGAAGCAAATAGAGAGTTTAAATAA
- a CDS encoding GH-E family nuclease, which translates to MKLKEGEIDIGHTNGHEYARCRDAAESLGWNQRQFNDYMNNPDYYQWEDHASNISHAYENKNKDLSKLIKEMKQFEDGGFMW; encoded by the coding sequence TTGAAGCTAAAAGAAGGAGAGATTGATATTGGACATACAAACGGACATGAGTATGCAAGATGCAGGGATGCAGCAGAATCATTAGGATGGAATCAAAGGCAATTTAATGATTACATGAATAATCCTGATTATTATCAGTGGGAGGATCATGCGTCTAATATATCCCATGCATATGAAAATAAAAATAAGGACTTATCTAAATTAATAAAAGAAATGAAACAATTTGAAGATGGTGGATTTATGTGGTAA
- a CDS encoding NucA/NucB deoxyribonuclease domain-containing protein, translating into MKGIDKVPGKDLDEYPPTMFKEGGNDASVRPINPSDNRGAGSTFGHKLRPYPNGTKIKYKITDD; encoded by the coding sequence TTGAAAGGCATAGATAAAGTTCCAGGAAAGGATTTAGACGAATATCCACCTACTATGTTCAAAGAAGGTGGTAATGATGCAAGTGTTAGACCTATTAATCCTTCTGATAATAGAGGGGCAGGGTCAACTTTCGGACATAAATTAAGACCATATCCGAATGGAACCAAAATTAAGTATAAAATAACTGATGACTAA
- a CDS encoding SEL1-like repeat protein, translated as MWKEVDEIIGNDINKFDVKLVGQLRLGDKKAVFRAGKLYEEGLKIKENSEKAVKLFELCSNEGMSEAKVRLADCYFNGRGINKDNEKAKELLHEPIKEKNISAYMLMGDIYSKELEYKKAVEMYEECNNIYKADKEKMDSYTMAIMYDQMAEIYLSDNESVRNPESGIKYLDEALKEGVFCNAKLAGDYMFKEKKYDKARYYYNIIANERMCDSCPSDCKDYCIQRLNSIEANREFK; from the coding sequence ATGTGGAAAGAAGTAGATGAAATTATAGGAAATGATATAAATAAATTTGATGTGAAACTTGTCGGGCAATTAAGATTAGGTGATAAAAAGGCTGTATTTAGAGCAGGCAAATTATATGAAGAAGGACTTAAGATAAAGGAAAATTCTGAAAAGGCAGTGAAGTTATTTGAATTGTGTTCAAATGAAGGAATGAGTGAAGCTAAAGTAAGGCTTGCAGATTGCTATTTTAATGGAAGAGGAATAAATAAAGATAATGAAAAAGCAAAGGAATTGTTACATGAACCAATAAAAGAAAAAAATATTTCAGCATATATGCTTATGGGTGATATTTATAGTAAGGAACTTGAATATAAAAAAGCAGTAGAAATGTATGAAGAATGTAATAATATATACAAGGCTGACAAAGAGAAGATGGACTCATATACAATGGCAATTATGTACGATCAGATGGCTGAGATATATTTATCAGATAATGAATCTGTTAGGAATCCAGAGTCAGGTATTAAGTACCTTGATGAAGCACTTAAAGAAGGGGTATTCTGCAATGCTAAATTGGCAGGAGACTATATGTTTAAAGAAAAGAAGTATGATAAGGCTAGATATTATTATAATATAATTGCAAATGAAAGAATGTGTGATTCTTGTCCATCTGACTGTAAGGATTATTGCATTCAAAGATTAAATTCAATTGAAGCAAATAGAGAGTTTAAATAA
- a CDS encoding transposase, which produces MKILQRFLNNKDIDPENTYEFFVYKLLKTYKSKSNRINIIFDHTTIEDRFVILQFSLKIGKRAVPLWYKVFKYKEQGNKDFKHVKEGLLFLHKILQNYNYNVVLLADRGFKSIDLFKFIDETLGWNYCIRCTKDIGIFIPEHPEIEKLEDIQTSKRSDGKNSRKYFYNIELTAQKYICNMSVCKAADADEVWYIANNFDEAIAIREYKKRFDIEEMFKDFKGGGFNLEDTWSQDIHYIRMIYLCISIAYCWIITLGTSCSKDKKNKLIGAVKLLKGKKVRIYSLFRAGYKWFKRCYYSNRSEYYLKITFTLYES; this is translated from the coding sequence ATCAAAATACTTCAGCGTTTTCTTAATAATAAAGACATAGATCCAGAAAATACTTATGAATTTTTTGTTTATAAATTACTGAAAACTTATAAGAGCAAATCAAATAGAATAAATATAATATTTGATCATACAACGATTGAAGATAGATTTGTAATATTACAATTTTCCTTGAAAATAGGAAAAAGAGCCGTACCACTTTGGTACAAAGTGTTTAAATATAAAGAACAGGGGAATAAGGATTTTAAGCATGTTAAGGAAGGACTCCTATTTTTACATAAAATATTACAAAATTATAATTATAATGTTGTACTTCTTGCAGATAGAGGATTTAAAAGTATAGATTTATTTAAATTTATTGATGAAACCTTAGGTTGGAACTATTGTATAAGATGTACAAAAGATATTGGAATTTTCATACCAGAACATCCTGAAATAGAAAAACTTGAAGATATACAAACATCCAAAAGAAGTGATGGAAAAAATTCTCGAAAATATTTTTATAATATAGAACTGACTGCTCAGAAATATATTTGTAATATGTCAGTATGTAAAGCAGCTGACGCAGACGAAGTCTGGTATATAGCAAATAATTTTGATGAAGCTATTGCTATACGAGAATATAAAAAAAGATTTGATATTGAAGAAATGTTTAAAGATTTTAAAGGTGGTGGATTTAATTTAGAAGATACTTGGAGTCAAGATATTCACTATATAAGGATGATTTATCTATGCATTTCAATAGCTTATTGCTGGATAATAACTTTAGGTACTTCATGTAGTAAAGATAAGAAGAATAAATTAATAGGTGCAGTTAAATTATTAAAAGGCAAAAAAGTTAGAATATATAGTCTTTTTAGAGCTGGATATAAATGGTTTAAAAGATGTTACTATTCTAATCGCAGTGAATACTATTTGAAAATTACATTCACACTATATGAAAGCTAA